The following are from one region of the Eulemur rufifrons isolate Redbay chromosome 17, OSU_ERuf_1, whole genome shotgun sequence genome:
- the IL31RA gene encoding interleukin-31 receptor subunit alpha: MTYWNLDAIAKTDPPGILSVKPVLGIKRMVQIKWKRPELAPVSSNLKYKLRFRTVNSTRWMEVNFTDDCSNTDQTYNLTGLQAFTEYVIALRCVAEESSFWSAWSQEEVGTTEEEAPYGLDLWRILRPAEADGRRPVWLLWKNARGAPVLEKTLGYNIWYCPENNTNLTEAVNTTNRQLELHLGGESYSVSVRSYNSLGQSPVATLRIPAIHEKSFWCIELVQACLAQDQLVVEWQSSDPEVDTWMVEWFPDLDSEPSAVSWESVSRARNWTIQQDKLKPFWCYNISVYPVLQDRVGEPYSIQAYGKEGVPTEGPVTKVEDIGVKTVTITWKEIPKSQRNGIISNYTIFCQAEDGKEFSKTVNSSMLQYGLESLARKTSYTVQVMASTSAGGANGTTIKFKTLSISVFEMFLITSLTGGGLLILIILTVAYSLKKPNRLTHLCWPNVPNPAESSIATWRGDDFKDKLNLKEFDDSLNLEEDRILKPYSTPSDLIDKLVVNFENFLEDVSIEEAEKSQENILGGEKNEYMTSPYRLDCPPGKSFEESLVSTEIPPRKSQHLCLRMSAGTCSEAKEQLLFSGPNLGPDCLCEEGAPNPYLKNSVTTREFLVSERLPEHTKRSLNATVA, from the exons ATGGAAGTCAACTTCACGGATGACTGTTCCAATACAGACCAAACCTACAACCTCACAGGGCTGCAGGCTTTTACGGAATATGTCATAGCTCTGAGATGTGTGGCCGAGGAGTCAAGTTTCTGGAGCGCCTGGAGCCAGGAAGAAGTGGGAACAACTGAGGAGGAAG CTCCATATGGCCTGGATCTGTGGAGAATCTTGAGACCCGCTGAGGCAGAtggaaggaggccagtgtggttgCTATGGAAG AATGCAAGAGGAGCCCCAGTCCTGGAGAAAACACTTGGCTACAACATATGGTACTGTCCAGAAAACAACACTAATCTCACAGAGGCAGTGAACACCACTAACCGGCAGCTTGAACTGCATTTGGGAGGCGAGAGCTATTCCGTGTCTGTGAGGTCATATAATTCTCTTGGCCAGTCTCCAGTAGCCACCCTGAGAATTCCGGCTATTCACGAAAAGT caTTTTGGTGCATTGAGCTCGTGCAGGCCTGCCTTGCTCAGGACCAGCTGGTGGTGGAATGGCAAAGCTCTGATCCAGAGGTGGACACATGGATGGTTGAGTGGTTCCCAGATTTGGACTCAGAGCCCTCTGCTGTTTCCTGGGAATCTGTGTCTCGGGCCAGGAACTGGACGATCCAGCAAG ataAATTGAAACCTTTCTGGTGCTATAACATCTCTGTGTATCCAGTGTTGCAAGACCGAGTGGGCGAGCCGTATTCCATTCAGGCCTATGGCAAAGAGGGCG TTCCAACAGAAGGTCCTGTGACCAAGGTGGAGGACATTGGTGTCAAAACAGTCACGATCACATGGAAAGAGATTCCCAAGAGTCAGAGAAATGGTATCATCAGTAACTATACCATATTTTGCCAAGCTGAAGATGGAAAAGAATTCT CCAAGACAGTCAACTCCAGCATGCTGCAGTATGGCCTGGAGTCCCTGGCACGAAAGACCTCTTACACTGTTCAGGTCATGGCCAGCACCAGTGCTGGGGGAGCCAATGGGACAACGATAAAGTTCAAGACATTGTCAATCA GTGTCTTTGAGATGTTCCTTATAACTTCTCTGACTGGAGGAGGGCTTCTTATTCTCATCATCCTGACGGTGGCATATAGTCTCAAAAAACCCAA CAGATTGACTCACCTGtgttggcccaatgtccccaatCCTGCTGAAAGTAGTATAGCCACATGGCGTGGAGATGATTTCAAG GATAAACTAAATCTGAAGGAATTTGATGACTCTCTGAACCTGGAAGAAGACAGGATCCTAAAACCATATTCTACCCCCAGCGACCTTATTGACAAGTTGGTGGTGAACTTTGAGAATTTTCTGGAAGACGTTTCTATAGAGGAAGCTGAAAAGAGTCAGGAAAACATTTTGGGAGGTGAAAAGAATGAGTACATGACCTCTCCCTACAGGCTTGACTGTCCCCCAGGGAAGAGTTTTGAGGAGTCCCTGGTTTCCACTGAGATTCCTCCCAGAAAATCGCAACACCTGTGTTTGAGAATGTCGGCTGGGACCTGCTCAGAAGCCAAAGAGCAACTTCTCTTTTCTGGTCCGAATTTAGGGCCAGACTGTCTCTGTGAGGAAGGAGCACCAAATCCATATTTGAAAAATTCAGTGACAACCAGAGAATTTCTTGTGTCTGAAAGACTTCCAGAGCACACCAAGAGAAGCCTAAATGCCACCGTGGCATGA